The following is a genomic window from Equus quagga isolate Etosha38 unplaced genomic scaffold, UCLA_HA_Equagga_1.0 HiC_scaffold_7213_RagTag, whole genome shotgun sequence.
AAAATAGAAAGATCTCCCAGGCCTAGAAAAGGGAGGGCAAGGAGGCGCAGCGGTGGTGTCGCTGAACCTGGGGAGAAGTGAGGCGTCGCTTCCTGAACGTCGGCGTCGGGGCTGAGTGTACCGCGTCCCCTCCGTGATAGAGACACGTCGCGTCACAGAACGTCTGTGCAGGGCGGCATCGGAATGCGGTTTGTAAGACAAACGTCAGACACGAGGTCTTGTGTGAGTTGCTGTGGCAGGAGCAGCGGCATCTCgatttttccattctctccccttccccaggtgAGGTCACagctggaggagaaggaaaataagaagttCCCTATTTTTAAGGCTGTGGAGTTCCGGAGCCAGGTGGTCGCGGGGACAAACCACTTCATCAAGGTGGGGTGTCTGCCCCGTGGGGGGTCTGGCCTGATGGGTGCTCGTGCAGAAGTGGGTGGCATGGGCTCATAGGTGCCATCTCAGGAGTGCTTAAAGGGGGATcctggccagcccctgcttcAGGGGTTTGTGGCCTCTAGAACGAATGtgtctacgtgtgtgtgtgcctgtgtgtgcacacgcCAGCCTCCTTGGAGAGAGGACCGAGCCTCTTGGGGAAGTGATGGCTCTGATGGAGTGAGTGTGGGGTGCAAGGGTGTCGCTGGGGTAACCAGGGCGTCTGGTGCActtgaaggaaggagaggggaatgtCATCAGCCCCGTCACTGATGACCTGAAGGGACATGGCTCCCCCACATCCAGGCCTTTCTCACACAGTCCGGTCCACAGGGGAGCTGGGGTCAGAGGCTGCACCTGCCCCCtcactccactctctccttccaGGTTCAGGTTGGCGATGACGACTTCGTGCACATTCGAGTGTTTAAAAGCCTCCCACACGAAAACAAGCCCCCGGCCTTGTCCAGCTATCAGACCAACAAAGCCAGGCACGACGAGCTGTCGTATTTCTAGCTCCTGAGCTTGAACAGATCCCGTGTTCCATGTGGGTCTCCGTCCTCTGAGGACGTGTCTCTGGGATCATAAATGAGTGTCGTCTCTACGCTGTGCCACATGGGGTGGAGGGGGTGCTACGTGCCCTCTGTCtgtatttctaaatttcattGTGTTCATTTTTGTCCTTTCAATCAATAATCTTAACCACATTACTTTCAAAGAGTGCTTATTGTTCtcaattctatatattttaatgtttacaagtttcctgttttgggttttttttcttcatctaaaagCATAATCACAGTATAGAGGAGTCCAGAGGTGAGGGTGACATCTGTAAAAGGGCTTTCAGAGGCAGGTGACAGCTGTCCGGTTGGAGCCCCTCCTGGGCCGTGTGCTGACCTGAGCTGGCCGAGACCCTCCCACCTGAGGAGCCAAGCCCAGGGGTCTGGCCAGGGTCACAGCAAGTGGGCAGTAGACCCAGGATTCCAGGAGCCTGTGTTCTAACCGTGGCTCCACATGCTGTCCCCTTGCCTCTGTGTCGTGTCtccaggcctcggtttcccccataaaatgaaagaatctgAGTAGCTGTGATTCTGGAGCATCACTTTCAGATGCACTCCGACAGTCACACACTTTACACCCGGTAGAGATGCCCAGATGCgtgtgggagaggcagggagttCCCGGGTCACTAGGTGCTCGTGCAGAGTGGCTGGAGCTGCCCAGAGCGCCGTCAGCCTGGAGGCCCTCTGGGCTTGTCTGCTGAGCGGCGTGGCTCCGAACCCCAGCATCCGGCAAGAGCACGTCCGTTTAGTACCACTTCTGTCCCCAGCAGGACGCTGCCTGTTGCTGAGTGCAATGAAAAAGTGTGCCCCATATGTTCTAAGAGTACAGCCtattcagtgaaatgtctctGGTTCTGCATCACAGCAGAAAGTGCATTCCTGAGGGCAAAGTCGGTCTGACGTTCCTGAACTCTGCTTTCCCTCTGCTGGTGGCGACTGGTATCTGTGCCAGGTCCGCAGCTGAAGGACCGGGCTCTCCAGGCCGTGACGGCGTGAAGAGCAGAAGGGTCGGAGCAGACCGTGAGCAGAGCTTTGAGAGCGGCGATAAGAGGACTCTGAAGACTGGGCTGTGGGCATCCTGTTCTGTTTCTGGGAGCGATGAGAATAAAAACTGCCTAACATCCTCTTAGTCCTGCACACACAGTCGGGCACTTATGCATTGAAATGAAGACGCAATATGTTTTCCACCTGGGGCCTTCTGGTGAAAGGCAGGTGGGGTGGTGCCATCTGGGATGCTGAGAGGGACCCACGGCCCATGCCTGCAGGAGGGGAGCAGGAATCAGCAGGGACAGCAGCCAGGGAGACCCCCATGGAGGCAGGTCTCACCACCAGGTAAGAGTGGCAGCCTCATGGGCTGGGCTGTGTTCCTGGGGTGAAGACAGACGTTAGAGACTAGAGAGGTGAGGGCTGCACAGCGTTGTGGGGGCACTGAATGCCACCGCACTGTGCACTTCAGTGGTTCGATGTGTGTGGTGGGCGTTTCACCTGCATACAAACACCCCGCGTCAGATGGTGAACCAGAGCCCGGTTGTGGGCACTGGGCAGTGCTGTTGGGGGACAGACCCTGTGCTGGGGCTCTTCCGTCTGCCACCCTGGCCCAGCCTCTGGGCTgcgccctgccctgggccctgaccTGTGTGGATGCCCTCCCCCTGTGGCTCTGAGCCCCTCGCTGCCGGGACCACCTCGGGGGCTCCTGCTGGTGCCCTCCCTTCTACAGGACGTTTCTGGCCGTTCTGGCAACTTCCCCGCCAGGTAGCCCTTTGAGCCAGGCTCCTAAATGCTCCCCTTATGGCCACCCTGGGGCTCTGCACCACCCCGTGCGATTCCACAGGCTTGTGAGTGGCCCCTTTATAAGGGCTCCTCAGATCACCCCTGTCAGAGTGCCATCTGTCTCCCGGGGACCTGGGTTGATGTAAATGCCCAGAAGACACTGACATAGGCCGCCCACCACGAGAGTCACAGACCCTAATTCTCAAGctctccaggcagagagaagacctCTAGGTGGGCAGGGTCCTGTCCCTGGCCCACCCCGTCCTTTCTCAGCCGCCCTCACCAGAGTCTCTTACCCTCACCCGGAATTCTCAGGGAAGTCATTTTCCCAAAGCCTGAGGGGTCTGCAAGCCCTGCACACCTGCTGGCTGAACAGGCCCGCTGTGCTGTGCTGTACTGTGTGATGCCCAGGTTCTCTCCATACCAGGCGCTGACCCACATGGACGCCTTCATCCTCTGGCCCGGCCCCTTGCTGCGGGGACCACCTCAGGGCTGCTGTGGCTGCTCTCTCTTCCACAGGGCTTTTCTCCCGGTTCTGGGAACTCGCCAGAGGGCCACTGGGGGTGGTCAGATGAAGGGCCCGGGTCCTTACCAGCTGGAGAGGAGCTCACCTGCCACACTCCACTCTCTAGTTGCCCTCAGACACGGTGCCTCCAGAACTCAGGGTCCGCTGGTCCAGATGAGGTCAGATGCGTGTTAGACCAGATAGGGGCACACGGCACTGATGTGGCCTGGAGACCACGGCGGACGTGGGTGAGCCGTCTCATTATGAGGTGGAGTAATCGAGCTGCCTGGAGGCGGCCTCACTTCACCTTTCTATCCTCAGAGAAGAGGGATGCGGCTCCAGCACGCAAGGGCCAGAAGAAGACTCTAGCATTCCAGAGGAAAGGGGGAATTCCTCTAGAACCTGGCTGTGGGGCAGGCTTGTCATCTCTGACTCAGAATCCAGTTACGATAGAAGAGCCATGGACGCACCTATACACCAAGGGGGAAGAAGAACTTTTGCATGGCAAAGACCACCACCAAgtcaaagaaaaatgacaaacttGGAGAACATATCGCAGCTTATAAAGGAAGGGTTAACGCTGCTCATGCATAAAGAACTCtgaagagaggggagaaaaggaggagaattcCTATAGGAGATGGGAAAGACCTCAACAGACAATGCACAAAAACTCTTCAAACGTCCACTGAACTCTCAGTGAGAGAAGCACGAGGTCAGCCGCGCTGAGCTCCTCTTCTTTCC
Proteins encoded in this region:
- the CSTB gene encoding cystatin-B yields the protein MPRLLRVGGALVIIYSRSRGPLSLAALRVHTRSPFPPPPTARMMCGAPSATQPATAETQAIADQVRSQLEEKENKKFPIFKAVEFRSQVVAGTNHFIKVQVGDDDFVHIRVFKSLPHENKPPALSSYQTNKARHDELSYF